GAATCGCAAGTGGCTCTAAGCCTGAATCAAGGGCCCGCTGCGTAGCATCTGGGACGTTATTGACATCACCGTGTTCGACCAGATCGGAAAGTGCTTTCAGGGCCTCGATTTGTTCACTCGTTCCCGAAACCTCCACGCGGTCGCCTGTGACCGGATCGATAATTTGCATCGTGCGTTCTGTCATCGGAAATCCTCCTCACCCTACATGTTGTCTCGTATATACAGAGAGTCTACTTTGGTGTAGCGCATCAGCGCTAATGATACTAATTGAACCTGTAACATCGAATATATTGATATCCGCATTCACTTTTGAGGTTGGTCACACCCACCACCCTTCCTGCGGGTACAGAGCAAACCTCGCGTAAAATCCCTACAAAAAGCATGCAGAGACCGGTGATGATCGTTTACGGTATCGACCCACTGACAGGTCGATCTATCGAGTCGCCGACCCATTCCTGCCACACCTCTTCCGTGTGTGCGCCAAGCTCCGGTGGAGGCAAAAAGATCTTAAATTTGTAGTCGGAAAGAGTAATTGGATAGGCAGTCGTACGGGTTTGAACACCATTGGGAAGGGTCAACGGTAGTACTAAACCCAACGCTTGTACCTGAGGGTCGTCGACAACCTCTGGATAGCTGTTAATTGGCGCGCAAGGGATCCCTCGGCCGTCCATTTCCTCCAACCATTCCGCTGCCGTCCGCACAACAAACAGAGGTTGTAGAATTTCCAGCAGCGCTGTCTGGTTATGGGCACGAAGCTGTTGTGTGAGAAAACGAGGATCTTCCGCAAGATCCGGTCTTGCGACCGCCTCGCAAACCGAGCGCCAAAGTTTGTCGTTGCCTGCCGCAATAACGAAATAGTCATCGCTGGCCTTGTATGCCTGGTAAGGAGCATTGCGCGGATGCGCAGAACCAAGTCTGCGTGGAGCATTTCCGGTTCCGAAATACTCGCTTGTCTGCAACGTCGAAACGCCAATAAGGCTGGCCATGAGTGAGCAGTCAATATACCCACCTTTACCCGTTTCCCGACGCCGCGTAAGGGCAGCCATGATCGTATACGCCGAATAGAGTCCGGCACAATAGTCACCGACTGGCACTCCACATTTTACCGGTGCCCCTCCTTCTTCACCGGTCACGCTCATGAGACCACTAATGGCTTGAATAGTGACGTCGAACGCGCCCTTCGAAGCATATGGCCCCGTCTGTCCGTACCCTGAAATGGAACAGTAGACAAGTCCCGGATTCTCTTTGCTTAATTCTTCATAGCCCAGCCCTAGCCGGGTAAGCACTCCTGCGCGGAAGTTTTCGATCAGCACATCAGCGTGAGAACACAGGCGGCGTAGGCGGGCTATATCGTCTGAATCCTTGAGATCAGCGGTAATGCTGCGCTTATTCCGGTTTAATGAGGCAAAATTTTCGCTGAACACTTGTTTGCCTTTGCCGGTCAGGGGCGGCCAGTTACGCATGCCATCGCCACCGTCTGGCCGTTCTACCTTCACAACGTCTGCACCTAAATCAGCAAGTAGAGATCCGGTAAACGGACCAGCGGCGATCTGCCCCAATTCAAGTACCTTCAAACCTTCTAGTGGTGAACGATCCGACATGTTGTGTAGCCCTCACTGCTGTCTGTTGGTCAATTGCCAATCCATAAACTACAACGCCACGAGTTCATCAATAGTTTAGGCTGAGTCCTAATACGGATTTTGCCATCTCAGCTTGCCTCCTGAGCGGCGCCTTCTCTCTGTTTCGCGGCGTACTGAATCTCCTCACGTCGCATTTGGCCGATTACTTGGCGCGCACGTTGAACAGCCTTGTCCGATTGCAAAAACAACTCAGAATAACCATCATCTGGATATTCGAGCATCTTCTGTTGCCGCTCTAGAGCCCAGCGGTCTTGATTTACGACATCAGGAAACATTTCAGCAATGCGATCGACCGTCGACTTGTCCGGATCTCCTAGCGACATGTGCTCCGCTGGGGAGCTAACGCACCAGCGCCACACATTGCGATTATCATCGATCGGGGTGTGACTGTGGTACAGCACATAGCCTCGATCAATGCCGGTATCGAGTTTACCCGTCGGAGCCACACGAAGCTCTACTCGCGTCAAGCCGGG
The nucleotide sequence above comes from Pseudomonadota bacterium. Encoded proteins:
- a CDS encoding CoA transferase, with protein sequence MSDRSPLEGLKVLELGQIAAGPFTGSLLADLGADVVKVERPDGGDGMRNWPPLTGKGKQVFSENFASLNRNKRSITADLKDSDDIARLRRLCSHADVLIENFRAGVLTRLGLGYEELSKENPGLVYCSISGYGQTGPYASKGAFDVTIQAISGLMSVTGEEGGAPVKCGVPVGDYCAGLYSAYTIMAALTRRRETGKGGYIDCSLMASLIGVSTLQTSEYFGTGNAPRRLGSAHPRNAPYQAYKASDDYFVIAAGNDKLWRSVCEAVARPDLAEDPRFLTQQLRAHNQTALLEILQPLFVVRTAAEWLEEMDGRGIPCAPINSYPEVVDDPQVQALGLVLPLTLPNGVQTRTTAYPITLSDYKFKIFLPPPELGAHTEEVWQEWVGDSIDRPVSGSIP